A single genomic interval of Homo sapiens chromosome 7, GRCh38.p14 Primary Assembly harbors:
- the TMEM130 gene encoding transmembrane protein 130 isoform c precursor (isoform c precursor is encoded by transcript variant 3), whose protein sequence is MAQAVWSRLGRILWLACLLPWAPAGVAAEFLVGDLVVTQNTSLPWPSSYLTKTVLKVSFLLHDPSNFLKTALFLYSWDFGDGTQMVTEDSVVYYNYSIIGTFTVKLKVVAEWEEVEPDATRAVKQKTGDFSASLKLQETLRGIQVLGPTLIQTFQKMTVTLNFLGSPPLTVCWRLKPECLPLEEGECHPVSVASTAYNLTHTFRDPGDYCFSIRAENIISKTHQYHKIQVWPSRIQPAVFAFPCATLITVMLAFIMYMTLRNATQQKDMVENPEPPSGVRCCCQMCCGPFLLETPSEYLEIVRENHGLLPPLYKSVKTYTV, encoded by the exons ATGGCCCAGGCAGTGTGGTCGCGCCTCGGCCGCATCCTCTGGCTtgcctgcctcctgccctgggcCCCGGCAGGGGTGGCCGCAG agTTCCTCGTGGGGGACCTTGTTGTCACCCAGAACACTTCCCTACCCTGGCCCAGCTCCTATCTCACTAAGACCGTCCTGAAagtctccttcctcctccacGACCCGAGCAACTTCCTCAAGACCGCCTTGTTTCTCTACAGCTGGGACTTCGGGGACGG GACCCAGATGGTGACTGAAGACTCCGTGGTCTATTATAACTATTCCATCATCGGGACCTTCACCGTGAAGCTCAAAGTGGTGGCGGAGTGGGAAGAGGTGGAGCCGGATGCCACGAGGGCTGTGAAGCAGAAGACCGGGGACTTCTCCGCCTCGCTGAAGCTGCAGG AAACCCTTCGAGGCATCCAAGTGTTGGGGCCCACCCTAATTCAGACCTTCCAAAAGATGACCGTGACCTTGAACTTCCTGGGGAG CCCTCCTCTGACTGTGTGCTGGCGTCTCAAGCCTGAGTGCCTCCCGCTGGAGGAAGGGGAGTGCCACCCTGTGTCCGTGGCCAGCACAGCGTACAACCTGACCCACACCTTCAGGGACCCTGGGGACTACTGCTTCAGCATCCGGGCCGAGAATATCATCAGCAAGACACATCAGTACCACAAGATCCAGGTGTGGCCCTCCA GAATCCAGCCGGCTGTCTTTGCTTTCCCATGTGCTACACTTATCACTGTGATGTTGGCCTTCATCATGTACATGACCCTGCGGAATGCCACTCAGCAAAAGGACATGGTGGAG AACCCGGAGCCACCCTCTGGGGTCAGGTGCTGCTGCCAGATGTGCTGTGGGCCTTTCTTGCTGGAGACTCCATCTGAGTACCTGGAAATTGTTCGTGAGAACCACGGGCTGCTCCCGCCCCTCTATAAGTCTGTCAAAACTTACACCGTGTGA
- the TMEM130 gene encoding transmembrane protein 130 isoform b precursor (isoform b precursor is encoded by transcript variant 2): MAQAVWSRLGRILWLACLLPWAPAGVAAGLYELNLTTDSPATTGAVVTISASLVAKDNGSLALPADAHLYRFHWIHTPLVLTGKMEKGLSSTIRVVGHVPGEFPVSVWVTAADCWMCQPVARGFVVLPITEFLVGDLVVTQNTSLPWPSSYLTKTVLKVSFLLHDPSNFLKTALFLYSWDFGDGTQMVTEDSVVYYNYSIIGTFTVKLKVVAEWEEVEPDATRAVKQKTGDFSASLKLQETLRGIQVLGPTLIQTFQKMTVTLNFLGSPPLTVCWRLKPECLPLEEGECHPVSVASTAYNLTHTFRDPGDYCFSIRAENIISKTHQYHKIQVWPSRIQPAVFAFPCATLITVMLAFIMYMTLRNATQQKDMVENPEPPSGVRCCCQMCCGPFLLETPSEYLEIVRENHGLLPPLYKSVKTYTV; this comes from the exons ATGGCCCAGGCAGTGTGGTCGCGCCTCGGCCGCATCCTCTGGCTtgcctgcctcctgccctgggcCCCGGCAGGGGTGGCCGCAG GCCTGTATGAACTCAATCTCACCACCGATAGCCCTGCCACCACGGGAGCGGTGGTGACCATCTCGGCCAGCCTGGTGGCCAAGGACAACGGCAGCCTGGCCCTGCCCGCTGACGCCCACCTCTACCGCTTCCACTGGATCCACACCCCGCTGGTGCTTACTGGCAAGATGGAGAAGGGTCTCAGCTCCACCATCCGTGTGGTCGGCCACGTGCCCGGGGAATTCCCGGTCTCTGTCTGGGTCACTGCCGCTGACTGCTGGATGTGCCAGCCTGTGGCCAGGGGCTTTGTGGTCCTCCCCATCACAG agTTCCTCGTGGGGGACCTTGTTGTCACCCAGAACACTTCCCTACCCTGGCCCAGCTCCTATCTCACTAAGACCGTCCTGAAagtctccttcctcctccacGACCCGAGCAACTTCCTCAAGACCGCCTTGTTTCTCTACAGCTGGGACTTCGGGGACGG GACCCAGATGGTGACTGAAGACTCCGTGGTCTATTATAACTATTCCATCATCGGGACCTTCACCGTGAAGCTCAAAGTGGTGGCGGAGTGGGAAGAGGTGGAGCCGGATGCCACGAGGGCTGTGAAGCAGAAGACCGGGGACTTCTCCGCCTCGCTGAAGCTGCAGG AAACCCTTCGAGGCATCCAAGTGTTGGGGCCCACCCTAATTCAGACCTTCCAAAAGATGACCGTGACCTTGAACTTCCTGGGGAG CCCTCCTCTGACTGTGTGCTGGCGTCTCAAGCCTGAGTGCCTCCCGCTGGAGGAAGGGGAGTGCCACCCTGTGTCCGTGGCCAGCACAGCGTACAACCTGACCCACACCTTCAGGGACCCTGGGGACTACTGCTTCAGCATCCGGGCCGAGAATATCATCAGCAAGACACATCAGTACCACAAGATCCAGGTGTGGCCCTCCA GAATCCAGCCGGCTGTCTTTGCTTTCCCATGTGCTACACTTATCACTGTGATGTTGGCCTTCATCATGTACATGACCCTGCGGAATGCCACTCAGCAAAAGGACATGGTGGAG AACCCGGAGCCACCCTCTGGGGTCAGGTGCTGCTGCCAGATGTGCTGTGGGCCTTTCTTGCTGGAGACTCCATCTGAGTACCTGGAAATTGTTCGTGAGAACCACGGGCTGCTCCCGCCCCTCTATAAGTCTGTCAAAACTTACACCGTGTGA
- the TMEM130 gene encoding transmembrane protein 130 isoform a precursor (isoform a precursor is encoded by transcript variant 1), translated as MAQAVWSRLGRILWLACLLPWAPAGVAAGLYELNLTTDSPATTGAVVTISASLVAKDNGSLALPADAHLYRFHWIHTPLVLTGKMEKGLSSTIRVVGHVPGEFPVSVWVTAADCWMCQPVARGFVVLPITEFLVGDLVVTQNTSLPWPSSYLTKTVLKVSFLLHDPSNFLKTALFLYSWDFGDGTQMVTEDSVVYYNYSIIGTFTVKLKVVAEWEEVEPDATRAVKQKTGDFSASLKLQETLRGIQVLGPTLIQTFQKMTVTLNFLGSPPLTVCWRLKPECLPLEEGECHPVSVASTAYNLTHTFRDPGDYCFSIRAENIISKTHQYHKIQVWPSRIQPAVFAFPCATLITVMLAFIMYMTLRNATQQKDMVEVADFDFSPMSDKNPEPPSGVRCCCQMCCGPFLLETPSEYLEIVRENHGLLPPLYKSVKTYTV; from the exons ATGGCCCAGGCAGTGTGGTCGCGCCTCGGCCGCATCCTCTGGCTtgcctgcctcctgccctgggcCCCGGCAGGGGTGGCCGCAG GCCTGTATGAACTCAATCTCACCACCGATAGCCCTGCCACCACGGGAGCGGTGGTGACCATCTCGGCCAGCCTGGTGGCCAAGGACAACGGCAGCCTGGCCCTGCCCGCTGACGCCCACCTCTACCGCTTCCACTGGATCCACACCCCGCTGGTGCTTACTGGCAAGATGGAGAAGGGTCTCAGCTCCACCATCCGTGTGGTCGGCCACGTGCCCGGGGAATTCCCGGTCTCTGTCTGGGTCACTGCCGCTGACTGCTGGATGTGCCAGCCTGTGGCCAGGGGCTTTGTGGTCCTCCCCATCACAG agTTCCTCGTGGGGGACCTTGTTGTCACCCAGAACACTTCCCTACCCTGGCCCAGCTCCTATCTCACTAAGACCGTCCTGAAagtctccttcctcctccacGACCCGAGCAACTTCCTCAAGACCGCCTTGTTTCTCTACAGCTGGGACTTCGGGGACGG GACCCAGATGGTGACTGAAGACTCCGTGGTCTATTATAACTATTCCATCATCGGGACCTTCACCGTGAAGCTCAAAGTGGTGGCGGAGTGGGAAGAGGTGGAGCCGGATGCCACGAGGGCTGTGAAGCAGAAGACCGGGGACTTCTCCGCCTCGCTGAAGCTGCAGG AAACCCTTCGAGGCATCCAAGTGTTGGGGCCCACCCTAATTCAGACCTTCCAAAAGATGACCGTGACCTTGAACTTCCTGGGGAG CCCTCCTCTGACTGTGTGCTGGCGTCTCAAGCCTGAGTGCCTCCCGCTGGAGGAAGGGGAGTGCCACCCTGTGTCCGTGGCCAGCACAGCGTACAACCTGACCCACACCTTCAGGGACCCTGGGGACTACTGCTTCAGCATCCGGGCCGAGAATATCATCAGCAAGACACATCAGTACCACAAGATCCAGGTGTGGCCCTCCA GAATCCAGCCGGCTGTCTTTGCTTTCCCATGTGCTACACTTATCACTGTGATGTTGGCCTTCATCATGTACATGACCCTGCGGAATGCCACTCAGCAAAAGGACATGGTGGAG GTGGCTGATTTTGACTTTTCCCCCATGTCTGACAAGAACCCGGAGCCACCCTCTGGGGTCAGGTGCTGCTGCCAGATGTGCTGTGGGCCTTTCTTGCTGGAGACTCCATCTGAGTACCTGGAAATTGTTCGTGAGAACCACGGGCTGCTCCCGCCCCTCTATAAGTCTGTCAAAACTTACACCGTGTGA